Below is a window of Enterobacter kobei DNA.
AAACACGCCGTTCACCCGATACACCTTAGGCAGCACATCCGTCTGCACAAACCCCAGCTTTTCCAGCACCCGCTGCGATGCGCGGTTTTCCGCCAGCACATACGCATTCAACGCCGTCACGCCGGTCTGCGCAAAGGCATACTCACACAGCGCCCGTAACGCTTCGCTGGCGATGCCCTGACCCTGCGCGTCGCTTACCACGCTGTAGCCGACATCCGCCTCCAGCGGATTTTGCGAGCTGATACGCAGCCCGAGATCGCCGAGCGGCGTTTCATCGTTATGGCGGCGGATCACAAAGGCGCCGGAGTTATTCAGCCGGGTGAAAAACACACGGCGCACGTCTTCCTCGGCGGCAATATCCGCCATGTAGCGCATATTATCGGGATCCTGACGCAGACGTAAAAAGAACGGCCAGTCGCTTTCCTGAAAGGTGGAAAGCGTCAGCCGCGGGGTGGTGAGGGTGACCATAATCGGCGTCATTATTTAGCGCACCACGTCTGCCAGCGCGTCTTCCAGCTCAAACCAGCGGAAGCCGAAACCGGACTCTTCGAGGCGTTTAGGTAGCGCCCGCTGGCCGCCCAGCACCAGCACTGCGGCTTCGCCCATCAGCAGGCGAATGGCGAAGGCCGGAGTGCGCACCAGCGTCGGGCGATGCAACACGTGCCCCAGCGCGTGAGCGAACTGTTCATTGTGCACCGGATAAGGTGAAACCATATTGAACGGGCCGCGCAGATCGTTATCCAGCAGCCACAGAATGCCGTTGACCATATCGTCGATATGGATCCACGCGAGGTACTGCCGCCCGTTGCCAATTGGACCGCCAAGACCGGCACGAAACACCGGCAGCAGTTTTCCGAGGATGCCGCCTTTGGGCGCGAACACTACGCCGGTGCGCAGCAGGCAGACGCGGGTGGTCTCGCTCTGCGCGCCGCAGGCGATCTGCTCCCAGCGGGCGCAGAGCTTATGGGTAAATTCATTGTGCGGCGGTTCGTCCTCCGTCACCACGACTTCCCCTAGATCACCGTAATAGCCGGTCGCCGAACCGGAAATCAGCACCGCGGGCGGCGTCTCGCTGGCGTTAATCAGGTCAACGAGTTTTTGGGTGATCGTCCAGCGGCTGTTGCACAGGCGCTGTTTTTGCGTCTCGCTCCAGCGCTTATCGGCGATGGGTTCACCCGCCAGATTGATCACCGCGTCGATATCGTTCAGATTGGTGCGATCGTGCAGCCCTTTCCACAGCGTCACGCGGGCGTCGACCTGCCCCTGCGCCTTGTGGGGGTTGCGGGTTACCACGGTCACGCTGTGCCCCAGTTCAAGCAAACGGGGAATAAGATGGCGACCAATAAGACCCGTGCCGCCGGTAATCAGAACCCTCATACAACCTCCTGGTGACGCTCAGCGCTGCCAGCTCATGGTCATCGACACCGAGTCGGCGTAGCGCAGGGCGTGAAGTTTATCGATTTCTGCTTCAGCATAGGTCACCCAGTGATGTTCCCGCGCGATATCGAGCACGTCCTGGGTTAATTTTTCCAGCAAGAAGAAGCGATTATTCTCCACGTGCTGAATGATGCGTTTGGTGATGGTCCGGTAATTCAGCGCATCGTTGATGTCTTCGCTGGCGCGCGCTTTCTCCGCCGGATAGTGGATCTCCACGTTGATCACGATGTCCTGTCGGTTCGCGATCTCTTCGTCTTTGATGCCGATAAATGTCCTCAGGCGCAGGTTTTTTATACGAATGACAGCATCAGGTTGCGGCATGGAACAACTCCTCCTTGTAGTGAATCGCTCCATCATACACGAGGTTTATTGCCGCTCGCAGTGGCCCTATAGCAGCTGCGCTTTTTGCATGGCCCGTTGCGTAGCCGGACGATTGTGAATGCGTTCAAACCAGTTATTCACCGCCGGATAAGTCTGTAAATCAATGCGCTGGCGTTCATGGCTGTTGACCCACGGCCAGGCGGCGAGATCCGCAATGCTGTAATGTTCGCCGCCAAGCCAGGGCACCGTCTCCAGACGTTTATTGAGCACGTTATACAGCCGCTGGGTTTCCACCTGATAGCGCTCAATAGCGTAAGGTTCGGGTTTGGGGGCGAAGTGGTTGAAATGATGATTCTGCCCGAGCATCGGACCGAGGCCGCCTACCTGCCAGAACAGCCATTGCAGCGTGCGATGCCGCTCGCGCAGCTCACCGCTTAACAGCAGGCCGGTTTTCTCCGCCAGATAAAGCAGGATCTCGCCGGATTCGAACAGGCTTAGCGGCGGCCCGCCATCCGCCGGGGTGTGATCGACAATGGCGGGGATTTTATTATTCGGCGATATTTCCAGAAACTCGGCGCGGAACTGATCGCCTTTGCCGATATTTACCGGGATCAAACGATAATCAAGTTCCGCCTCTTCCAGAAACAAGGTGATTTTGTGGCCGTTCGGCGTCGGGGCGTAATAGAGATCGATCATGTCAACTCCTGTCGTTGCAGTCGCGTCGCAGAATGGAGTATAGGCATAACCCCGGCGCGATGAGTTTTCATGAGTGACAGACGTGCCGTAAAGCACTATTTTGAAGGTAAATTCCCTGGTGCGTGAGGTTGTTATGAGCGATGCGGCAATAACGTTATGGTCTGATGCAAACTACTTTTCTCCTTATGTCATGTCGGTCTATGTCGCCCTGCATGAAAAAGGACTGCCTTTTACCCTCAAGACGGTGGATCTGGCTGGCGGCGAAAATAACCGTCCAGGCTGGCAGGGCTATACGCTGACCCGTCGCGTGCCGGTGCTGGAAATTGACGGTTTCGAGCTCAGCGAATCCTCTGCCATTACCGAATATCTCGACGAGAAGTTCGCCCCGCCGGAATGGGAGCGGATCTATCCTCATGACATGCAAAAACGCGCCCGCGCGCGACAAATTCAGGCGTGGCTACGCAGTGACCTGATGCCGATCCGCGAAGAGCGTTCCACCGACGTGGTATTTGCTGGCGTGAAAAAAGCGCCGCTCAGCACTGCCGGTCTGGCAAGCGCGCAAAAACTCTTCGATACTGCAAGCCTGCTGCTCGCGCACGGTAAGCCCAATCTGTTTGGTGAATGGTGCATTGCCGATGCGGATCTGGCGCTGATGCTCAACCGTCTGGTACTGAACGGCGACGCCGTGCCGGAGGCGCTTGTGGAATACGCGACATTCCAGTGGCAGCGTTCCTCCGTCCAGCGTTATGTCGCACTTTCTGCGCAGCGTTCAGACTGATCGACGGTCAGAGATCCGCTATCATTAGACGGGATTTTTACCACGAGGTTTGCGCAATGAAGCTGATGTTTGCTTCAGACATTCATGGATCGTTACCAGCCACCGAACGCGTGTTAACGCTGTTCGCCGAAAGCGGCGCGCAGTGGCTGGTGCTGCTGGGGGATCTGCTGAACCACGGGCCGCGTAACGCGTTGCCGGAAGGCTATGCGCCAGCGCAGGTGGCCGAGCGGCTTAACGAGCAGGCGGCGCGTATTATTGCGGTGCGCGGCAACTGCGACAGCGAAGTGGATCAGATGCTGCTTAATTTTCCTATTACCGCACCCTGGCAACAGGTGTTGCTGGAGGATCGGCGGCTGTTTCTGACCCACGGGCATCTGTTTGGCCCTGATCATCTGCCGCCGCTGGGGGCGGGAGATGTGCTGGTTTATGGACATACGCATTTGCCGGTAGCGGAACGACGGGGCGAGGTGATTCATTTCAATCCCGGCTCGGTCAGCATTCCCAAAGGCGGACATGTCGCCAGCTACGGCATACTGGATGAAAACGTTTTGCGTGTAATCGCACTGAATGATCAACGCGTTATTGCACAGGTCACGATTAATCCGTAATTTACCCGACAACCAAAAACGCGTCATAAGAGCGCTTAGAGAGAAGGTTTCCTGATGGTGGAACAACGTCATTTTACAGGCACGGAATGGGTAGATATTGTCAACGAAGACAATGAGGTGATAGCGCAAGCCAGCCGCGAACAGATGCGCGCGCAGTGTCTGCGTCATCGCGCGACCTATATCGTTGTGCATGATGGCATGGGTAAAATTCTGGTGCAGCGCCGC
It encodes the following:
- the yfcE gene encoding phosphodiesterase; amino-acid sequence: MKLMFASDIHGSLPATERVLTLFAESGAQWLVLLGDLLNHGPRNALPEGYAPAQVAERLNEQAARIIAVRGNCDSEVDQMLLNFPITAPWQQVLLEDRRLFLTHGHLFGPDHLPPLGAGDVLVYGHTHLPVAERRGEVIHFNPGSVSIPKGGHVASYGILDENVLRVIALNDQRVIAQVTINP
- a CDS encoding TIGR01777 family oxidoreductase; this translates as MRVLITGGTGLIGRHLIPRLLELGHSVTVVTRNPHKAQGQVDARVTLWKGLHDRTNLNDIDAVINLAGEPIADKRWSETQKQRLCNSRWTITQKLVDLINASETPPAVLISGSATGYYGDLGEVVVTEDEPPHNEFTHKLCARWEQIACGAQSETTRVCLLRTGVVFAPKGGILGKLLPVFRAGLGGPIGNGRQYLAWIHIDDMVNGILWLLDNDLRGPFNMVSPYPVHNEQFAHALGHVLHRPTLVRTPAFAIRLLMGEAAVLVLGGQRALPKRLEESGFGFRWFELEDALADVVR
- the folX gene encoding dihydroneopterin triphosphate 2'-epimerase, whose translation is MPQPDAVIRIKNLRLRTFIGIKDEEIANRQDIVINVEIHYPAEKARASEDINDALNYRTITKRIIQHVENNRFFLLEKLTQDVLDIAREHHWVTYAEAEIDKLHALRYADSVSMTMSWQR
- the yfcF gene encoding glutathione transferase — translated: MSDAAITLWSDANYFSPYVMSVYVALHEKGLPFTLKTVDLAGGENNRPGWQGYTLTRRVPVLEIDGFELSESSAITEYLDEKFAPPEWERIYPHDMQKRARARQIQAWLRSDLMPIREERSTDVVFAGVKKAPLSTAGLASAQKLFDTASLLLAHGKPNLFGEWCIADADLALMLNRLVLNGDAVPEALVEYATFQWQRSSVQRYVALSAQRSD
- the yfcG gene encoding GSH-dependent disulfide bond oxidoreductase; this translates as MIDLYYAPTPNGHKITLFLEEAELDYRLIPVNIGKGDQFRAEFLEISPNNKIPAIVDHTPADGGPPLSLFESGEILLYLAEKTGLLLSGELRERHRTLQWLFWQVGGLGPMLGQNHHFNHFAPKPEPYAIERYQVETQRLYNVLNKRLETVPWLGGEHYSIADLAAWPWVNSHERQRIDLQTYPAVNNWFERIHNRPATQRAMQKAQLL
- a CDS encoding GNAT family N-acetyltransferase, which gives rise to MVTLTTPRLTLSTFQESDWPFFLRLRQDPDNMRYMADIAAEEDVRRVFFTRLNNSGAFVIRRHNDETPLGDLGLRISSQNPLEADVGYSVVSDAQGQGIASEALRALCEYAFAQTGVTALNAYVLAENRASQRVLEKLGFVQTDVLPKVYRVNGVFHDDCVYRLERADFK